From one Pempheris klunzingeri isolate RE-2024b chromosome 9, fPemKlu1.hap1, whole genome shotgun sequence genomic stretch:
- the fhl1a gene encoding four and a half LIM domains protein 1a: MTDRFDCYYCRDNLHGKKYVKKDDKHVCTKCFDKLCANTCAECKRPIGADSKELHHKNRHWHEDCFRCVKCYKPLASEQFCARDDGKIMCGKCSSREDGNRCQGCYKVVMPGSQNVEYKNKVWHEECFTCFECKQPIGTQSFLTKGDDIYCAPCHDKKFAKKCFQCKQPISSGGISYQDQPWHSECFVCHTCRKPLAGTRFTSQDNKAYCVDCYKSDVAKKCHGCKNPITGFGHGTNVVNYEGYSWHEYCFNCKKCSLSLANKRFVINGDHIYCPDCAKKL; this comes from the exons ATGACTGATCGCTTCGACTGCTACTACTGCCGTGACAACCTGCATGGGAAAAAATATGTGAAGAAGGACGACAAGCACGTGTGCACCAAGTGCTTCGACAAGCTGTGCGCCAACACCTGCGCAGAGTGCAAACGTCCCATCGGTGCTGACTCCAAG GAGCTGCACCATAAGAACCGCCACTGGCACGAGGACTGTTTCCGCTGTGTCAAGTGCTACAAGCCACTGGCCAGTGAGCAGTTCTGCGCTCGGGATGATGGCAAGATAATGTGCGGCAAGTGTAGCTCCCGTGAGGATGGCAACCGCTGCCAGGGCTGCTACAAGGTGGTCATGCCAG gaTCTCAGAACGTGGAGTACAAGAACAAGGTGTGGCACGAGGAATGCTTCACCTGCTTTGAATGCAAGCAGCCGATTGGCACACAGAGCTTCCTGACCAAGGGCGATGACATCTACTGCGCTCCCTGCCATGACAAGAAGTTTGCCAAGAAATGCTTCCAATGCAAGCAG CCCATCTCCTCCGGAGGGATCAGCTACCAGGATCAGCCCTGGCACTCTGAGTGTTTCGTGTGCCACACCTGCCGTAAACCTCTGGCAGGAACCCGCTTCACTTCCCAGGACAACAAAGCTTACTGTGTGGACTGCTACAAGAGTGATGTGGCCAAGAAGTGCCATGGGTGCAAGAACCCAATCACAG GGTTCGGCCATGGCACCAATGTGGTGAACTATGAGGGCTACTCCTGGCACGAGTATTGCTTCAACTGCAAGAAGTGCTCTCTCTCACTGGCCAACAAGCGCTTTGTCATCAATGGAGATCACATCTACTGCCCTGACTGTGCTAAGAAGCTGTGA
- the slc9a6a gene encoding sodium/hydrogen exchanger 6a, with product MVFKVTVNSAWRATRTMWLLVLVSLSVCICVCRASSPQDDSAMENIVTEKKAEESHRQDSADLLIFIMLLTLTILTIWLFKHRRFRFLHETGLAMIYGVLVGVVLRYGIHVPRDISNVTMNCQVNTSPATVLVNISGKFYEYTLKGEISANEVNDVQDNEMLRKVTFDPEVFFNILLPPIIFHAGYSLKRRHFFRNMGSILAYAFLGTVISCFVIGLLMYGCVMLMKQVGQLAGDFFFTDCLFFGAIVSATDPVTVLAIFNELQVDVDLYALLFGESVLNDAVAVVLSSSIVAYQPEGDNSHTFEVMAMLKSFGVFLGVFSGSFALGVATGVVTALVTKFTKLRDFQLLETALFFLMSWSTFLLAEACGFTGVVAVLFCGITQAHYTYNNLSPDSQDRTKQLFELLNFLAENFIFSYMGLTLFTFQNHVFNPMFIVGAFLSVFLGRAANIYPLSFLLNLGRRNKIRSNFQHMMMFAGLRGAMTFALSIRDTATYARQMMFSTTLLVVFFTVWVCGGGTTQMLSCQRIRVGVDSDQDNSMSIAEGSERRSTKQESAWLFRIWYTFDHNYLKPILTHSGPPLTATLPPCCGPLARFLTSPQAYENECQLKDDDSDLILTDGDINLTYGDITVNTDASGAHTSGGPAFAGIATSDDLDRELTYGDHELVMRGTRLVLPMDDSEPPFTDPHHRMRM from the exons ATGGTGTTTAAAGTGACTGTCAACAGTGCCTGGAGGGCAACGAGGACGATGTGGCTGCTCGTGCTGGtgagcctgtctgtgtgcatctgtgtttgcCGAGCATCCTCACCTCAGGACGACAGTGCCATGGAGAACATCGTTACAGAGAAAAAGGCTGAGGAGAGCCACAGGCAGGACAGCGCAGACCTGCTCATCTTCATCAtgctcctcaccctcaccaTCCTGACCATCTGGTTGTTCAAACACCGGCGGTTCAGGTTTCTGCACGAAACTGGACTGGCGATGATTTATG GCGTGCTTGTTGGCGTGGTCTTGCGCTATGGCATCCACGTTCCTCGGGACATCAGCAACGTCACGATGAACTGCCAGGTTAACACCAGCCCCGCTACTGTGCTGGTTAACATCAGCGGTAAATTCTACGAGTACACGCTGAAGGGAGAGATCAGTGCCAACGAGGTGAACGATGTGCAAGATAATGAGATGCTGAGAAAG gtgacctttgaccctgaaGTATTCTTCAATATTCTCCTACCACCTATCATCTTCCATGCTGGCTACAGCTTGAAAAGG aGACACTTTTTCCGTAACATGGGATCCATCCTGGCTTATGCCTTTCTAGGGACAgtaatttcttgttttgtcatcGG GCTCCTGATGTACGGCTGTGTGATGCTAATGAAGCAGGTgggacagctggctggagactTCTTCTTCACCGACTGTCTGTTCTTTGGAGCCATCGTCTCTGCCACAGACCCTG tgacggTGCTGGCCATCTTCAACGAGCTGCAGGTAGACGTAGATCTGTATGCTTTGCTGTTCGGGGAAAGTGTTCTCAACGACGCGGTGGCTGTGGTTCTGTCCTC GTCTATAGTAGCGTACCAGCCAGAAGGAGACAACAGTCACACCTTTGAGGTCATGGCGATGCTGAAGTCTTTTGGGGTTTTCCTCGGAGTTTTCAGCGGCTCCTTTGCTCTGGGAGTGGCAACTGGAGTCGTCACTGCTCTC GTGACAAAGTTCACAAAGCTGAGGGATTTCCAGCTGTTGGAGACGGCTCTGTTCTTCCTCATGTCATGGAGCACATTCCTGCTGGCTGAGGCCTGTGGCtttacag GTGTGGTTGCAGTGCTGTTCTGTGGAATCACTCAGGCCCACTACACCTACAACAACCTATCCCCTGACTCCCAGGACAGGACCAAACAG CTGTTTGAACTGCTCAATTTCCTGGCAGAGAACTTCATTTTCTCCTACATGGGTCTGACGCTGTTCACCTTCCAGAACCACGTCTTTAATCCAATGTTCATCGTTGGAGCTTTT CTGTCTGTGTTCCTTGGAAGAGCCGCCAACATCTACCCTCTCTCATTCCTTCTTAATCTGGGACGGCGCAACAAGATCAGATCCAATTTCCAGCACATGATGATGTTTGCGG GACTGAGAGGTGCGATGACTTTTGCCTTGTCCATCAGGGACACAGCGACCTACGCCCGTCAAATGATGTTTTCCACCACCCTGCTCGTGGTCTTCTTCACTGTTTGGGTTTGCGGAGGTGGCACCACCCAAATGCTGTCCTGCCAGCGCATACG aGTGGGAGTAGACTCTGATCAAGATAACTCT ATGAGTATCGCTGAAGGCTCAGAGAGAAGAAGCACCAAACAAGAAAGTGCCTGGCTTTTCAGAATTTGGTACACCTTCGACCACAA CTACCTGAAGCCCATCCTGACTCACAGCGGCCCCCCTCTCACTGCCACGCTGCCTCCCTGCTGCGGCCCCCTCGCCCGCTTCCTCACCAGCCCTCAGGCCTATGAG AATGAATGCCAGCTGAAAGACGACGACTCTGACCTCATTCTGACAGACGGTGATATCAACCTGACCTATGGGGACATCACAGTCAACACAGACGCCTCTGGTGCTCACACTAGTGGGGGTCCAGCCTTCGCTGGCATTGCCACCTCTGATGACTTGGACAGAGAGCTAACGTATGGAGATCATGAGCTGGTGATGAGGGGCACACGTCTGGTGCTGCCCATGGACGACTCAGAGCCTCCCTTTACAGATCCCCACCACCGCATGCGGATGTGA